Proteins encoded together in one Terriglobus saanensis SP1PR4 window:
- a CDS encoding MBL fold metallo-hydrolase, with protein MDSQEGSNISRRQFVTAGGLTAAAVCLAPGSLFAQTGGLVESAFKEAATAKVTVQTLRRNVSVLLGAGGNIAVLTGPDGKLLVDAAIVTARPNVSSALASINAQPIKQLVNTHWHFDHTGGNEWLHAAGASILAQENTRKHLSRDTRVGGNWQYTFPPAPAGALPSTVFQEEHTLHCNNSTLELKHYLPAHTDSDISVHFTEADILHTGDTFWNRDYPFIDYSTGGSIDGQIRAAEANIAKVTDKTIVIPGHGAVGGKADLILFRDVLVEIRDKVAAFKRQGKPLSEVVAAKPGARYDAEWGNLFQNPSDFVALVYQGV; from the coding sequence GTGGATAGCCAGGAAGGGTCGAATATCTCACGCCGTCAGTTTGTTACTGCTGGAGGCCTCACAGCCGCCGCGGTTTGTCTTGCTCCGGGAAGCTTATTCGCTCAGACAGGCGGCCTGGTTGAATCCGCGTTCAAGGAGGCCGCTACAGCGAAAGTCACTGTGCAAACCCTTCGCCGTAATGTCAGCGTTCTTCTGGGTGCGGGTGGGAATATTGCTGTTCTTACCGGCCCTGACGGGAAGCTGCTTGTCGATGCGGCGATCGTCACTGCGCGTCCGAATGTTTCCAGCGCTCTTGCGAGCATCAACGCGCAGCCGATCAAGCAATTGGTCAACACCCACTGGCACTTCGACCACACCGGTGGCAACGAGTGGCTGCATGCCGCCGGAGCAAGCATCCTGGCACAAGAGAACACACGCAAGCATCTCTCCAGAGACACGCGCGTCGGAGGCAACTGGCAGTACACTTTTCCGCCCGCGCCAGCAGGTGCGCTTCCCTCAACCGTCTTCCAGGAGGAGCACACACTTCACTGCAACAACTCCACTCTGGAGCTTAAGCACTACCTGCCTGCTCACACGGACTCCGACATCTCCGTGCACTTTACGGAAGCGGACATTCTTCATACCGGAGACACTTTCTGGAACCGCGATTACCCCTTCATCGACTACTCGACCGGGGGCAGCATCGACGGGCAGATACGCGCGGCAGAAGCAAACATCGCAAAGGTGACGGACAAGACGATCGTCATTCCTGGGCACGGGGCCGTGGGCGGCAAAGCCGACCTGATTCTTTTCCGGGATGTGTTGGTAGAAATTCGGGACAAAGTGGCGGCCTTCAAAAGACAGGGCAAGCCCCTATCCGAAGTGGTTGCAGCGAAGCCCGGTGCGCGCTATGACGCGGAATGGGGAAACCTCTTCCAGAACCCGAGTGACTTTGTCGCACTCGTATACCAGGGTGTCTAG
- a CDS encoding dihydrofolate reductase family protein, which produces MFGAMKSTLTLHVVSSLDGFIAKKDNSVSWMDSSGDVYERGVTDDGAEVLQSIDCYVLGARTYEHALQLGWPYGDTPTIVVTHRKLPSTRKSVEFYSGDLKKLVSEILAPRYKNIWLVGGAILCQSFLRLGLVDEIRWMIAPVILGDGLHLFGDSGMEQKWQLKNVVAYKNNFVKLSYRRQSTDSLA; this is translated from the coding sequence ATGTTCGGCGCAATGAAATCGACGTTAACTCTGCACGTAGTCTCGAGTCTTGATGGCTTTATCGCCAAGAAGGACAACAGTGTCTCGTGGATGGACAGTTCTGGTGATGTCTACGAAAGAGGGGTGACTGACGACGGCGCTGAAGTCCTCCAGTCGATAGATTGCTACGTATTAGGTGCTCGCACCTATGAGCACGCGCTGCAACTCGGCTGGCCCTATGGCGATACTCCAACGATCGTGGTGACCCATAGAAAGCTGCCGTCCACAAGGAAGAGCGTGGAGTTCTACTCAGGCGACCTCAAGAAATTGGTAAGTGAGATACTCGCGCCCAGATACAAAAATATCTGGCTGGTAGGAGGAGCCATATTATGCCAGAGCTTTCTCCGGCTCGGTCTGGTGGATGAGATCCGATGGATGATCGCACCGGTCATCCTCGGTGATGGCCTGCACCTGTTCGGTGATTCCGGTATGGAGCAGAAGTGGCAACTGAAGAACGTGGTCGCTTATAAGAACAACTTCGTTAAGCTATCGTACAGACGCCAATCAACAGACTCCCTGGCCTGA
- a CDS encoding nuclear transport factor 2 family protein encodes MTDQEQPEQSTQEEQIRKALDAHWQASAAGDANAEHDIYADDAICDYPQSGERIFGRSNLQALRSHHPGKPSGFNVRRILGKGDLWITEYTITYQGRPAYTVSIMEFHKGKVVHETQYFADPFEAPSWRRQWVQRIT; translated from the coding sequence ATGACAGATCAAGAGCAGCCGGAACAGTCCACGCAAGAGGAACAAATCCGTAAAGCCCTGGATGCGCATTGGCAAGCGTCGGCGGCCGGCGACGCAAACGCGGAACACGATATTTATGCGGACGATGCCATCTGTGACTATCCCCAGTCAGGCGAACGAATCTTCGGGCGAAGCAATCTGCAGGCCTTGCGGAGTCATCATCCCGGCAAGCCGTCGGGTTTCAACGTCAGGCGAATTCTCGGAAAAGGTGATCTCTGGATCACGGAGTACACCATCACCTACCAGGGGCGACCGGCCTACACGGTGAGCATTATGGAGTTCCACAAAGGTAAGGTCGTGCACGAGACACAGTATTTCGCGGATCCCTTCGAGGCGCCATCCTGGCGGAGGCAGTGGGTTCAACGGATCACGTAA
- a CDS encoding aldo/keto reductase: MRIPLNHGAGNMPVLGFGTLIPDAAVTISATRDALAAGFRHFDCAERYRNEREVGEALQAGLAAGGIAREEIFVTTKLWNSNHRPERVGPAFEASLDRLGLNFLDLYLIHTPFAFQPGNEQDPRDENGNVLYDHGVTLLDTWRAMESLVDHGRCRAIGLSDVALNELLPLYEAARIKPAVVQVEAHPYLPETELLEFCKEKGVVFLAFAPLGHGMRPGPIEDPAILKIAARVGKTPAQVLLAWAAQRGTALLTTPKSADRARENFDISALPEDALEEISRIQTRQRLNAVVTTGIPGFIPRGQSA; this comes from the coding sequence ATGAGAATACCGCTCAACCACGGGGCCGGCAACATGCCCGTACTCGGGTTTGGCACTCTGATTCCCGATGCTGCGGTAACGATAAGTGCGACCAGAGACGCGCTGGCCGCAGGCTTTCGACACTTCGATTGCGCGGAACGATACCGCAATGAGCGTGAGGTAGGCGAGGCATTGCAGGCAGGCCTTGCCGCTGGAGGGATTGCGCGGGAAGAGATCTTTGTGACCACAAAACTGTGGAACTCCAACCATCGACCCGAGCGCGTCGGACCGGCCTTCGAGGCGAGTCTGGACAGACTCGGGCTCAACTTCCTGGATCTCTATCTCATTCATACGCCGTTTGCATTTCAACCGGGGAACGAGCAGGACCCGCGGGACGAAAACGGCAACGTCCTATACGACCACGGCGTGACCTTGCTCGACACCTGGAGGGCGATGGAGAGTCTGGTGGACCATGGCAGATGCCGGGCCATCGGACTGTCTGACGTCGCCTTGAACGAGCTGTTACCCCTCTACGAAGCGGCGAGAATCAAACCGGCTGTAGTCCAGGTTGAAGCACATCCGTATCTTCCGGAGACGGAACTTCTGGAGTTCTGCAAAGAGAAGGGTGTTGTGTTTTTGGCTTTCGCGCCTTTGGGTCATGGGATGAGGCCGGGACCGATCGAAGACCCGGCGATCTTGAAAATTGCCGCGCGTGTTGGAAAGACGCCAGCACAGGTGCTGCTGGCGTGGGCGGCGCAACGCGGCACGGCGCTGCTGACCACACCCAAGAGCGCAGACCGGGCGAGAGAGAATTTCGACATCTCTGCCCTTCCGGAAGACGCACTGGAAGAGATTAGCCGCATTCAGACCAGACAGAGGCTGAATGCAGTAGTGACAACCGGTATCCCGGGTTTCATCCCACGAGGTCAATCAGCATGA
- a CDS encoding DMT family transporter — MKYLWLSIAILSEVIATSSLKASNGFTRLLPSIAVVAGYASAFFFLSRTLKFIPVGIAYAIWSGVGTIAIGIVGTYFYKQTLDRAAILGMALIVAGVIVLNVFSKSTAH; from the coding sequence ATGAAGTACCTCTGGCTCTCCATCGCGATCCTCAGTGAGGTCATCGCAACCTCTTCCCTCAAGGCTTCAAACGGCTTCACACGACTTCTTCCTTCCATCGCGGTCGTCGCGGGTTACGCTTCCGCCTTCTTTTTTCTCTCGCGAACACTGAAGTTCATCCCCGTCGGCATCGCCTATGCGATCTGGTCGGGCGTCGGCACGATCGCTATCGGCATCGTCGGAACCTACTTTTACAAGCAGACGCTGGATCGCGCAGCGATCCTGGGTATGGCCCTCATCGTCGCCGGCGTCATCGTCTTGAACGTCTTCTCAAAATCGACTGCTCATTGA
- a CDS encoding flavin reductase family protein: MHISVEPSILYFGTPVVLLSTLNEDGSANLAPMSSVWWLGWNCMLGLGAKGHTAQNLLREKEAVLNLPSVTMAGKVNQLAKLTGSDPVPPHKVAMGYRHEKEKFATAGLTAIPSELVTPPRVQECPVQLEVVLEATHSFGTRPDKAATALAFEMRVVRAYAEPGILVPGIENHIDPDKWRPLMMSFCQFYGLGEKASYSILAEIPEEAYRPVPHMARS; this comes from the coding sequence ATGCATATCTCTGTTGAACCTTCCATTCTCTACTTCGGCACTCCGGTCGTTCTTTTAAGCACGTTGAATGAAGACGGTTCCGCAAATCTGGCTCCCATGTCCTCCGTCTGGTGGCTGGGTTGGAACTGCATGCTTGGTCTTGGTGCGAAGGGTCACACCGCGCAGAATCTGCTTCGCGAGAAGGAAGCCGTGCTGAACCTGCCCTCCGTCACGATGGCCGGGAAGGTCAATCAACTTGCAAAGCTGACTGGTTCCGATCCAGTCCCGCCACACAAAGTAGCGATGGGGTATCGGCATGAGAAGGAGAAGTTCGCGACGGCTGGTTTGACCGCGATCCCGTCGGAGCTGGTCACGCCTCCCCGTGTGCAGGAGTGTCCGGTGCAGTTGGAGGTCGTACTGGAGGCGACTCATTCTTTCGGCACGCGCCCGGACAAGGCGGCTACCGCGCTTGCCTTTGAGATGAGAGTGGTTCGAGCGTATGCCGAACCGGGCATCCTGGTTCCGGGAATTGAGAACCATATCGATCCGGATAAATGGAGACCTTTGATGATGAGCTTTTGTCAGTTCTATGGGCTAGGCGAGAAGGCGAGCTATTCCATCCTGGCCGAGATTCCGGAAGAGGCCTACCGGCCGGTGCCCCACATGGCGCGCTCATGA
- a CDS encoding PEP-CTERM sorting domain-containing protein (PEP-CTERM proteins occur, often in large numbers, in the proteomes of bacteria that also encode an exosortase, a predicted intramembrane cysteine proteinase. The presence of a PEP-CTERM domain at a protein's C-terminus predicts cleavage within the sorting domain, followed by covalent anchoring to some some component of the (usually Gram-negative) cell surface. Many PEP-CTERM proteins exhibit an unusual sequence composition that includes large numbers of potential glycosylation sites. Expression of one such protein has been shown restore the ability of a bacterium to form floc, a type of biofilm.), with protein sequence MRRSHLAAAIFILLAGPAAYADTFNVNADFFRYEPGCVSCGTGSLTGTETIDTSKGVITDASLTATLDGVVYTFSGAPVDQLADPNSAIPDDPKRSPLAYVAKFSNGTEELDLNLYIGLTGTLVGYTGGDVCGMDVINCSPGNQSYEGFLLNGGEKTYLNQGTLTEAQVAVTPEPSGFALLCTGLLGVAGALRRRIL encoded by the coding sequence ATGCGTCGATCTCATCTTGCCGCCGCGATCTTCATACTTCTAGCAGGCCCGGCTGCGTACGCGGACACGTTCAACGTCAATGCGGACTTCTTTCGGTATGAGCCAGGCTGCGTTAGCTGTGGCACCGGATCGCTCACAGGAACAGAAACGATCGATACCTCAAAAGGCGTCATCACGGATGCATCACTCACGGCCACCCTCGACGGCGTGGTCTATACCTTCTCCGGTGCACCTGTGGATCAGCTTGCAGATCCGAACTCGGCCATTCCCGATGATCCGAAGAGATCGCCGCTTGCATATGTAGCAAAATTCTCGAACGGAACAGAAGAATTAGACCTGAACCTCTACATTGGGCTCACGGGTACATTGGTTGGTTACACGGGGGGAGATGTGTGCGGCATGGATGTCATTAACTGCAGCCCCGGAAACCAGAGCTACGAAGGCTTCCTCCTGAACGGAGGCGAAAAAACGTATCTCAATCAAGGGACGCTTACCGAAGCTCAGGTAGCCGTTACGCCTGAGCCGTCTGGTTTCGCTTTACTCTGTACAGGTCTGCTCGGTGTAGCGGGTGCGCTACGCCGTCGCATTCTGTAA
- a CDS encoding 3-deoxy-7-phosphoheptulonate synthase, whose translation MAYPTNNLRIKSSRIVLPPIFLEEEMSVTDNASRTVFEARRQIVDILDGTDDRLVVVVGPCSIHDPVAAREYAGLLKEAIAELSDELMIVMRVYFEKPRTTLGWKGLINDPYFDESFRISDGLRIARRLLLDLAEMGVPAGTEFLDMISPQYVSDLVSWGAIGARTTESQVHRQLASGLSCPVGFKNGTSGNVQIAVDAILSANHPHTFLGTSETGQAAILLTSGNPDCHVILRGGRQTTNYDAVSVASTAEQMQKAGAPPRIMIDCSHANSGKDYRKQGAVCRDVAEQITASAEHHIMGVMIESNLVAGSQSLVHGRALVYGQSITDACIDWAETHTLLRELAGAVKTRRANLRTVQV comes from the coding sequence ATGGCATATCCCACAAATAACCTTCGGATCAAATCCAGCAGAATTGTTCTTCCTCCCATTTTCCTTGAGGAGGAGATGTCTGTCACAGACAACGCTTCGCGCACTGTGTTTGAGGCGCGTCGCCAGATTGTAGACATCCTCGACGGAACGGACGATCGTCTGGTCGTCGTGGTCGGTCCCTGCTCGATCCACGATCCGGTTGCGGCCCGCGAGTATGCAGGGTTGTTGAAGGAAGCGATCGCGGAGCTTTCCGACGAACTCATGATCGTGATGCGGGTTTACTTTGAAAAACCGCGCACCACGTTGGGATGGAAGGGACTGATCAACGATCCTTACTTCGACGAGTCCTTCCGCATCAGCGACGGTCTGCGCATTGCGCGTCGTCTGTTGCTGGATCTGGCGGAGATGGGAGTTCCTGCGGGCACGGAGTTCCTCGACATGATTTCGCCGCAGTATGTCTCCGATCTTGTGAGCTGGGGAGCCATTGGCGCACGCACGACCGAAAGCCAGGTACATCGCCAGCTTGCCTCCGGGCTTTCGTGCCCGGTGGGCTTCAAGAATGGCACGTCCGGCAATGTACAGATTGCGGTTGACGCAATCCTCTCCGCGAATCATCCGCATACTTTTCTAGGCACTTCTGAGACCGGGCAGGCCGCGATCCTTCTGACCTCCGGCAATCCGGATTGCCATGTGATTTTGCGCGGTGGGCGGCAGACCACGAACTACGATGCGGTCTCGGTCGCTTCGACTGCGGAACAGATGCAAAAGGCAGGCGCACCACCGCGCATCATGATCGACTGCAGCCATGCGAACAGCGGCAAGGACTATCGCAAGCAGGGAGCCGTGTGCCGCGACGTGGCCGAACAGATTACTGCAAGTGCAGAACATCACATCATGGGTGTGATGATCGAGAGCAATCTTGTTGCCGGATCGCAGTCTCTTGTTCACGGAAGGGCATTAGTCTACGGACAGAGCATCACTGATGCGTGCATCGACTGGGCCGAGACACATACGCTGCTGCGGGAACTCGCCGGAGCTGTCAAGACGCGACGAGCGAATCTGCGTACTGTGCAGGTGTAG
- a CDS encoding heavy-metal-associated domain-containing protein, which yields MKKMNAVVFFALLPFSAHAEYEQVNLTVFGMDCAPCAHAIHVSMKGIQGVNEVDVDLNTGLVAIKLTPGNNASMKQFNQAVEKNGFTHKDAEIIVRGKLAGTASAPVLEISGTQDRFALSPMAANLDMATLLGKTVTVSGVLPQAPKGTVSGTLRYKTITEAR from the coding sequence ATGAAAAAAATGAATGCAGTAGTGTTCTTCGCTTTGCTCCCCTTCTCCGCTCATGCGGAGTATGAGCAGGTCAACCTTACGGTCTTCGGGATGGACTGTGCCCCTTGCGCCCATGCGATTCACGTTTCGATGAAAGGAATTCAGGGCGTAAACGAGGTCGATGTTGACCTTAACACCGGCCTCGTCGCCATCAAGCTAACCCCAGGTAACAACGCCTCGATGAAGCAGTTCAACCAGGCAGTAGAGAAGAATGGATTCACCCACAAAGACGCGGAGATCATCGTCAGGGGAAAACTGGCAGGTACGGCGAGCGCCCCGGTTTTGGAAATCTCTGGCACTCAGGACCGCTTTGCTCTGTCTCCAATGGCTGCCAATCTGGATATGGCCACACTCCTCGGTAAAACCGTGACCGTCAGTGGAGTACTTCCGCAAGCCCCTAAAGGGACAGTCTCCGGCACGCTACGGTACAAGACGATTACGGAGGCCCGATGA